The Alosa alosa isolate M-15738 ecotype Scorff River chromosome 11, AALO_Geno_1.1, whole genome shotgun sequence sequence aacttggtgggcatgtaaccccacatggatagcatggaaccatcgttttcgttttgatctgtagcccccgctggactggacccccgaaaggagggtagggcagacacagttttctgtgaatatctcaaaaccgtagggtttaggaggaccattttttttttgtatgttgatctcaaggggccatgtcaacccattccataaccactcatttcatgtataagccacctagttaaacacaaaaaaaactaaaaatgaggtgttgtaattgaaggtatctgtgacctaacatagtcaaaactgcacgaaattagaagtgtaggatcattatgacaccctctgtatgcacgccaagttttgtggaattccgttcatggggggccacacaataaattaatttatgttactatacaccaactggcctgtaggtggccggagacagttttctgtgaatatatcgagaaccatagggcctaggaggtccaccttttttatgtatgttggtcttaaaggggcatgtcaacccatcccattaccacttattgtatatgccacctagttaaaaattaaaaagcaaaaaattaggtgttttcatcacaatatctctggctgacaaggtcaaaactgcatgaaattaaaagtgtaggatcatgtttgcctccaggggtcatgttaacccatttcatgtgcacacatgtgcacaaacagatacacacacacatacattcacagtaatcatacgtatgacacatgcacaggcacatacgcaggcacacacacaagcacacacaagcacgcacacacacacacacacacacacacacacactcacacacacacacccccacacacataacataacacaaacaatcaagaatttctcagaattatgaacaggcaagatggaggtggggttgtataaaattaattttacatgtgaaatctatgaactaatcatgttttggtacttgttgtctagcagataccagtgagaattgagtgtggataatgcaatttagtgagacagttagaatcatataggcctttcagcgtgatttctttttgtggaaaaaatgtgctggactgggcggcggtcatattttgtaccgctctgcggtacatctagttcatcagtattcagtcagtgcaaatgtcaactttcagctacccccctccccagtgttgtgcctgaacgcgttcatattttgagccaacgtgaactgaacgtactgtattactactgcctgatgaacgttactgtgaactcgttcattctggtgtctgtgaacggcacgctctttcagtttaacttcaTTGAATAGGGtaccagatttctacagagccttccacgcgaaaacccggctaaaacacaccgtaaaaattccttaatatggcagcatgcaggtcaccatttgtcaaactatgggccgcggtccgcagtctgcagagtgaaattaatcccgggccatcgtctgataatttgctgcgcaattggccaaggagccgcggacagaaaaagaaaacaaacatttctgcaattagtaggaaatagcctacttgttaatttggtgtcatcaaacatagaggcatagaattaagtggtatgggcgtttattcaatgcatgcgtgtgcacgttggtagcaaagctaagcttcaacttattgaaaggctatttaattatgaaacgactTAGAACGTCACGACGTGGATTtttgcaacttccataaaaaacagagcacagactatataacacactgtttggcattaatattaaagtcagccaaaagctattaattagtcttagttaaagatagttaaagatctccagatagggttgccacctgtgtctgacaaaaatcctggacattttgaccatccaatcgacctttttgtttgtaagcaacggcgcctttcgcacatctaacccaagataaaaaccgtccttctaagcgacaattgtatagctaaaatgagtaagaatgacaatttctagttttttgtttagttaattgctttatagcagacctttattattttgttatattttcaacagtttttagttgtggacacctgggggcagtattgagaaaaaagggggaatatAAGGTTCtaggttctgcttttttgcttatgtggaataaactttcctttctctgtctctccttgtcccacacactctccgtctccaccttaccatttctaatgaacctccacggtgcgtgcccccaccaccaccacccatgttatgctacgtcatttttgtagagccaataaGGCTGTGCATACGTTTATTGACGTAGGCACActtcaattaaactgaaatatacattttgcgcatcatgtacaaaaatccGGGACATTCAGATCCCTATCTCCCATTCAGCAACCctatctccagatcagtgatttacgcatgatctgatccgccagaattacatttaaatgtaattaaataccatataaatattctatcagtgtataatgcttgcatgagggaaacatcccaaaacaacggcacccatataaatgctgttgttttgagaagtatctcatgcaagcatcatgcaacaatgcaacaaCAATTAAACTATTGTATActataggcctaattatattttacattagtaaagcagtatactctgatgtgcatattttcacaaacttttgtgaacaatcttagcactttaaacattgactgttttgaagtgcatgtatagcaatatagtataaaaaataataataattgtgatatcattatgataattagatggggggtgggaggaggggtgggttcatgtaggtgggccctatgaccccaaagtatgccttgactgggcctcaggtcaaagaagtttgaaaaaggctgatgtagacgacaaagcagcaaggaggcatcatatgatcatttaaacaagttttatgacaaggtcggtgaggatggaaaaaatcgtacatttctgtgcaaactttgcctgcacttcagtcacagtcattattcatttaatcattaaataataggcctacacgtcttggttcaataggttacgtgcagtcattttaatatgttttaataaacattgaaccagtccggccccCGGCTtgtagcaattgttttttttttttgccctctatgtatttgactttgacatccctgacTTAGGCTATTCCGCTCCAGGTCCCTACTACgcacccgaaccagcaggttcagaggaaactTATTCCCtacggctgtcaccctactgaacacTAACTCTGTGCATCgatgacaaccaaccaactaagagCAAGTGAAGAGGGCAATGTGTAATGCACTTCAAGCATCATTTGATCAAAATAATTCAAACTGAATTAAAGATCGCATTGTCACTTGGCTACATTTAACTACACATTGCACAGTGTATTTTCAAATTGCATGAATAAGTTGCTCGGTGAATTGCCAACTACAGGTTAGAATGCATTGCCATTTTCTGCCAATACCATAGTAGTATCGGATCGAAAAGAAACTTAGTGGGATCATCTAATTTTTTGCCTCTTCCAAAAGGTGGCGGTAGCGCATTACAGCCATATGCCAACAATCACTGACCAAAGAAGAAGATTattttttactgtctatggttggtTGTGCCCAAGGTGGTGTGGTGTTTCTTTTACAATTAAAGGATGTGCCTGTTGCATAAACTATTAACAGATTATTGACACAATCCGTGCGGTAAGTTTGGTCGTTGATTATCTGTGGTATCAGAAATGTCTCTAAAATATGTCGCTCTATAGCCAGTTAGTGAACCTAGCAAGTTGGCTAGTAATCCGTCATCAGAGTCAATGACTCATTGTTGTTTTGATGTCATTGACATTGCTAGTCAATATGTAAGAGCAGTGTAGAGACTAAGTAATTATTTCAAGTAAGACTATGTTTATATCGAAGGTAAGCTGCTCACGACGAAGCCTGTTTACCAGTTGTTCGCCCAGTGTCCATGTCCATGATGCAGCGTTAGCATGCAAAGTATTTTCTGTGATGTAAAAGGCTGCAGTTCTTAAGTAGGCTACTGTTTATGGTGTCTTTTTTAGATTCATCTAGCTGAATACCACCGCAGTCATTTAACATGCCAGCTGGGGTGTCATGGCCGAGGTATCTGCGAATGTTAGGTGCTAGTATACTGTCCATGTTTGCAGGAGCGCAAGCGGttcatcaatactacagaccaGACCTGGTATGCATTATCCAATGTTGTACTATTTATTGTACTACTATACTAACATTGTTGTACATGATGTGTGCAACATTAAACTTAATCTGTTTTTACGTTTCTCTTAAGACCATTCCTGACATCCCACCCAAGCCAGGCGAACTGAGGACTGAACTGCTGGGGCTAAAACCAGCAGACAATAACACTCAGAAACAATGACATTTTTTCTTGATAATTTTtacatgtatatatgtacagtacatagaACTCTAGGGAATGATTATGTATGTCATCATAGGCTACCTCTATTAAATAGATGCCAACTATTTGATTGTGCACATCAA is a genomic window containing:
- the c11h12orf73 gene encoding protein BRAWNIN, encoding MPAGVSWPRYLRMLGASILSMFAGAQAVHQYYRPDLTIPDIPPKPGELRTELLGLKPADNNTQKQ